Proteins from one Monodelphis domestica isolate mMonDom1 chromosome 6, mMonDom1.pri, whole genome shotgun sequence genomic window:
- the LOC100011307 gene encoding U4/U6 small nuclear ribonucleoprotein Prp4-like: MASSRASATATKTPTRTPEDTASPVVKKPHIYYGSLEEKEKERLARGESGLLGKEGIKAGIEAGNINITSGEVFEIEEHISERQAEVLAEFERRKRARQINVSTDDSEVKACLRALEEPITLFGEGPAERRERLRNILSVVGTDALKKTKKDDEKSKKSKEEYQQTWYHEGSNNLKTARLWIANYSLPRAMKRLEEARLHKEIPETSRTSQKQELHKSLRSLNNFCSQIGDDRPISYCNFSPNSKLLATACWSGLCKLWSVPDCSLLHTLRGHNTNVGAIVFHPKSTVSLDKKDVNLASCAADGSVKLWSLESDEPVADIEGHSVRVARVMWHPSGRFLGTTCYDRSWRLWDLEAQEEILHQEGHSMGVYDIAFHQDGSLAGTGGLDAFGRVWDLRTGRCIMFLEGHLKEIYGINFSPNGYHIATGSGDNTCKVWDLRQRRCVYTIPAHQNLVTGVKFEPIHGNFLLTGAYDNTAKIWTHPGWSPLKTLAGHEGKVMGLDISSDGQLIATCSYDRTFKLWMAE, from the coding sequence ATGGCTTCTTCTAGAGCTTCGGCAACGGCGACCAAAACCCCTACCAGGACTCCTGAAGACACAGCTTCCCCTGTGGTAAAGAAGCCTCATATCTATTATGGCAGtttggaagagaaggagaaagagcgTCTTGCAAGAGGGGAGTCGGGGTtgttgggaaaagaaggaattaaagCTGGAATTGAGGCTGGAAATATTAACATAACTTCTGGAGAGGTGTTTGAAATTGAAGAACATATCAGTGAAAGACAAGCAGAAGTGTTGGCTGAGTTTGAGCGAAGGAAACGAGCTCGGCAAATCAATGTCTCCACCGATGACTCAGAAGTCAAGGCTTGCCTTCGAGCCTTGGAGGAACCAATCACACTCTTTGGAGAGGGCCCTGCTGAacggagagagagactgagaaataTTCTCTCTGTGGTTGGCACAGATGCCttgaaaaagaccaaaaaagatgatgaaaaatcTAAAAAGTCCAAAGAAGAGTATCAACAAACTTGGTACCATGAAGGATCCAACAACCTTAAGACTGCTAGGTTATGGATTGCTAATTATTCACTACCAAGGGCAATGAAGCGCTTGGAAGAAGCTCGTCTCCATAAAGAGATTCCAGAGACATCTAGGACATCACAGAAGCAGGAACTACACAAATCTCTTAGGTCTTTGAATAACTTCTGCAGCCAGATTGGAGATGATCGGCCCATCTCTTATTGTAATTTCAGTCCAAATTCCAAACTACTGGCCACAGCTTGTTGGAGTGGACTGTGCAAACTGTGGTCTGTTCCTGATTGCAGCCTCTTGCACACCTTAAGAGGCCATAATACTAATGTAGGAGCAATTGTTTTCCACCCCAAATCCACTGTATCCTTGGACAAGAAAGATGTCAACCTAGCTTCTTGTGCTGCTGATGGGTCCGTAAAACTGTGGAGTCTGGAGAGTGATGAGCCAGTTGCAGATATTGAAGGCCATTCAGTACGGGTGGCGAGAGTGATGTGGCATCCTTCAGGACGTTTTCTGGGCACTACGTGCTATGATCGATCCTGGCGCCTATGGGACTTGGAGGCCCAGGAAGAAATTCTACACCAGGAGGGCCACAGCATGGGAGTATATGATATTGCCTTCCACCAGGATGGTTCTTTAGCTGGCACTGGGGGACTAGATGCCTTTGGTCGTGTATGGGACCTCCGCACAGGACGATGCATCATGTTCCTAGAAGGCCACCTGAAGGAGATTTACGGCATCAACTTTTCACCAAATGGATACCATATTGCAACTGGCAGTGGTGACAATACATGCAAAGTGTGGGACCTGCGGCAGAGGCGTTGTGTCTACACCATTCCTGCCCACCAGAACTTGGTAACTGGAGTCAAGTTTGAGCCTATCCATGGGAATTTCCTACTCACTGGTGCCTATGACAACACAGCCAAGATCTGGACACATCCTGGTTGGTCCCCACTGAAGACCCTGGCTGGCCATGAGGGGAAAGTGATGGGTTTAGACATTTCCTCTGATGGTCAGCTTATAGCCACTTGTTCCTATGACAGAACCTTCAAACTCTGGATGGCTGAATAG